A genomic stretch from Anoplopoma fimbria isolate UVic2021 breed Golden Eagle Sablefish chromosome 8, Afim_UVic_2022, whole genome shotgun sequence includes:
- the LOC129094428 gene encoding zinc transporter ZIP3-like yields MEILVAKLLGLLGLFGLMLAGVLVPVRLLLADHDKAHRYRRSLSLCNSFGGGVFLATCFNALLPTVRDKVADVFQQLKISSDYPLAETMMMLGFFLTVFVEQAILTFRKEKPSFIDLETFNACGSEAGSDSEYDTPFISSTRGSPRDGGGHRSHGHNHGHFSPAELAGAGPLRLASLVLALSAHSVFEGLALGLQEDGAKLGSLFLGVAVHETLAAVALGVSVAKASLGMKDAAKLGVTVSLMIPLGIVVGMGIASTQTLAGSVVSVVLQGLAAGTFLFVTFFEILSRELDDNRDRLLKVLFLILGYAVLAALVLIKW; encoded by the exons ATGGAGATCCTGGTGGCCAAGCTGCTCGGCCTGCTGGGATTGTTCGGTCTCATGCTGGCGGGTGTACTGGTCCCAGTGCGCCTCCTGCTCGCCGACCACGACAAGGCGCACAGATACAGGagatctctgtctctgtgtaacTCGTTCGGAGGAGGCGTGTTTCTGGCAACATGCTTCAATGCTCTACTGCCAACAGTCAGAGACAAG GTGGCCGACGTGTTCCAGCAGCTGAAGATCAGCAGCGACTATCCTCTGGCAGAGACGATGATGATGCTTGGCTTTTTCCTCACCGTGTTCGTGGAGCAGGCCATTCTCACCTTCAGGAAGGAGAAACCATCTTTCATTGACCTGGAGACATTTAACGCCTGCGGTTCTGAGGCCGGAAGCGACTCAGAGTACGACActcccttcatctcctctaCACGGGGCTCGCCGAGGGACGGTGGTGGTCACCGTTCCCATGGACACAATCATGGACACTTCAGCCCCGCTGAGCTGGCGGGGGCGGGGCCTCTGCGACTGGCCAGCCTGGTCCTGGCTCTGTCGGCTCACTCTGTGTTCGAGGGCCTGGCGCTTGGCCTGCAGGAGGACGGAGCCAAGTTGGGCAGCCTCTTCCTGGGCGTGGCCGTGCACGAGACGTTGGCCGCCGTGGCGCTCGGGGTGAGTGTGGCCAAGGCTTCGCTCGGCATGAAGGATGCCGCCAAGCTGGGTGTCACGGTCAGCCTAATGATCCCGCTGGGGATAGTGGTGGGGATGGGCATCGCGTCAACTCAGACGCTGGCGGGCAGCGTGGTGTCAGTGGTGCTGCAGGGACTCGCCGCCGGCACCTTTCTGTTCGTCACCTTCTTTGAGATTCTGTCCCGAGAGCTGGACGACAATCGGGACCGCCTGTTAAAAGTGCTCTTCCTCATCCTCGGCTACGCGGTGCTCGCCGCACTCGTCTTAATCAAGTGGTGA